From a single Fulvivirga ulvae genomic region:
- a CDS encoding sensor histidine kinase, with the protein MNNTITNLGLVALNASRGWIILSIFLVAYIPLQGQHMFVRDFYQDVYNAGQNYQIAQDEYGVIYLANGDGVLMYDGAEWNLLYLPGNLGATALAVDYNDNIYVGSARDFGYYAKDARGIYQYKSLIYKLEPEHRNVGMIHEIKLFNNSVLFCDEQHIYIYQGEHFKVLNIKTDPFKSLFVVGNHLYISSLDNKFYEYTKKGIRLIKKDPSISVWSITPYKQNKAILLDNQNRLWVFDTNAPDEKRWEPFPGNYRNQLGNEKIVAIKYLQNGLVALFTIHNIIFIKENGEIYSDVAPDFTEGYYYQDALLDTEHNLWVVSPHKISHISTSSPLLYMDSNDGFKGQILSIFKKGDYEYLGTDWGLYYRKGKTAFKVFPGTYSAEAWDFYCDDNHTYAASSFGIFELNGDNATKIINHDYAFALCVLKKDTSALLMSTAFGTGMWLLKKRGDTWTKTKIKEFDRGIDYMYEDSEQNIWASNLHKGIWKLRLNSQKDSVVEQEFYDEHGGLPSNLNNRLYKLNSGEIVVSTTNGIYSYSKDSNRFITEDIINQPFEESVCIYAVEESTEGDIYFWGSISPEEATAGILKKQPNGQYYLPTTPFKKIAEKTRKNSVGVKAPIFIVSQEEIWIGSKNRLITYNAEQETYYDQPIHLRIRKVWDKDSLVYSYGQKGRDINIPYSRNNLHFEFTSTFHESAEENTYQYKLAGFEDTWSAWSHSTKTNFTNLPEGKYAFTVRTKNIYGNISKPVQFKFYINAPWYRTYWAYISYFLLITLLVCIVVRAKTKKVERQKMLLEKEVKKKTGELLAMNEHIYKNNIEIARQAEELKELNFTKDKIFSVISHDLRGSVKQIPELLNLFDSGYITHDEFKSCIPALKEASKNLSSLTDNLLHWAKSQMKGIEVSKSHFRLIDIVEETIRLTVSQAEKKKLQLICTVDNELKVFADKDLIRLLLRNLIGNAVKFTPEKGKITISSQVIGHLVHISVTDTGVGLSSEDINKILSKEFFSKHGTSGERGSGIGLMLCREFTELHGGSLTIEGIQGKGSTFTFTILYQPESTL; encoded by the coding sequence ATGAATAACACAATTACTAACCTGGGTTTAGTGGCCCTGAATGCATCGCGGGGATGGATAATATTGAGCATTTTTCTTGTTGCATACATTCCGTTGCAGGGTCAGCATATGTTCGTACGTGATTTTTACCAGGATGTTTACAATGCCGGACAAAACTATCAGATAGCCCAAGATGAGTATGGAGTTATTTATTTAGCCAACGGGGATGGGGTACTCATGTATGATGGGGCTGAATGGAACCTCCTTTATCTTCCCGGCAACCTAGGTGCCACTGCCCTGGCTGTTGATTACAATGACAATATTTATGTAGGGTCCGCACGAGATTTCGGGTACTATGCTAAGGATGCAAGGGGAATATACCAGTATAAATCACTTATATATAAGCTTGAACCGGAACATCGAAATGTTGGTATGATACACGAAATTAAGCTATTTAATAACTCTGTCTTGTTTTGTGACGAGCAACATATATATATCTATCAAGGGGAACATTTCAAGGTATTGAATATTAAAACTGACCCTTTTAAATCTTTGTTTGTAGTGGGAAACCATCTTTATATATCAAGCCTGGACAACAAATTTTACGAATATACTAAAAAAGGGATCCGGCTGATAAAAAAGGATCCTAGTATAAGCGTGTGGAGTATAACCCCCTACAAACAAAATAAGGCCATTTTACTTGACAACCAAAACAGGCTTTGGGTGTTTGACACAAATGCTCCCGACGAAAAACGATGGGAACCTTTTCCTGGGAATTACCGGAACCAATTAGGAAATGAAAAAATCGTTGCCATTAAGTATCTTCAAAATGGTCTGGTAGCACTCTTCACCATTCATAATATCATTTTTATAAAAGAAAATGGTGAGATATATAGTGACGTGGCCCCCGATTTTACTGAAGGTTATTATTATCAGGATGCTTTACTGGACACCGAACACAACTTATGGGTGGTCAGTCCTCATAAAATATCACATATCAGCACAAGTTCTCCTCTTTTATACATGGACAGTAACGATGGTTTTAAAGGGCAAATATTATCAATCTTTAAAAAAGGCGATTACGAATATCTTGGTACTGATTGGGGTCTCTATTATCGCAAAGGGAAAACAGCATTTAAGGTATTTCCCGGAACATATTCAGCAGAAGCATGGGACTTTTATTGCGACGACAATCATACATATGCAGCCAGCAGTTTTGGGATTTTTGAATTGAACGGAGATAATGCAACTAAAATCATAAACCACGATTATGCATTTGCATTGTGCGTACTCAAAAAAGACACAAGCGCTTTGCTTATGAGTACAGCATTTGGCACTGGCATGTGGTTGCTGAAAAAACGTGGAGATACATGGACAAAAACAAAGATAAAGGAGTTCGATAGAGGTATAGACTACATGTATGAAGATTCTGAACAGAATATATGGGCCAGTAATCTTCACAAAGGCATTTGGAAACTCCGCTTAAACTCTCAGAAGGACTCTGTAGTTGAACAGGAATTTTATGATGAGCATGGAGGACTACCATCCAATCTCAATAACAGGTTATATAAATTAAACAGCGGAGAAATTGTAGTAAGTACAACTAATGGCATATACAGCTACAGTAAAGACAGCAATCGTTTCATAACCGAAGATATTATAAACCAGCCATTTGAGGAAAGCGTATGTATTTACGCTGTGGAGGAGAGCACCGAGGGCGATATTTACTTTTGGGGCTCCATCTCACCTGAAGAAGCAACCGCCGGCATACTAAAAAAACAACCTAACGGGCAATATTATCTACCAACAACACCTTTTAAGAAAATAGCTGAAAAAACCCGCAAGAACAGTGTAGGTGTAAAAGCACCAATATTCATAGTCAGCCAAGAAGAGATATGGATTGGTAGCAAAAACAGGCTGATTACTTACAATGCTGAACAGGAGACATATTACGATCAACCTATTCACTTACGCATCCGGAAAGTATGGGACAAAGACTCTCTGGTATACTCCTATGGACAAAAGGGTAGGGATATTAATATTCCCTACAGCAGAAACAATCTACATTTCGAATTCACAAGTACCTTTCATGAAAGTGCCGAGGAAAATACATATCAATACAAGTTAGCTGGTTTTGAAGATACCTGGTCCGCCTGGAGCCACTCAACAAAAACCAACTTTACTAATCTTCCCGAAGGTAAGTATGCATTTACAGTCAGGACAAAGAATATTTATGGAAACATAAGCAAGCCTGTTCAATTTAAATTCTATATCAACGCTCCATGGTACAGAACCTATTGGGCCTATATCAGTTATTTCCTCCTGATCACACTGCTCGTTTGCATAGTAGTCCGGGCAAAAACCAAAAAGGTCGAACGGCAAAAAATGCTGTTGGAAAAAGAGGTAAAGAAAAAAACTGGTGAGTTACTGGCCATGAATGAGCATATATACAAAAATAATATCGAGATAGCCAGGCAAGCAGAAGAACTTAAAGAACTGAATTTCACCAAAGACAAGATATTCTCCGTCATATCCCACGATCTAAGAGGCTCCGTCAAACAGATTCCTGAACTTTTGAATTTGTTTGACTCGGGCTATATCACCCATGATGAGTTTAAATCCTGTATTCCCGCTCTTAAAGAGGCCTCTAAAAACTTATCCAGTCTGACCGATAATTTATTGCATTGGGCCAAAAGCCAGATGAAAGGGATAGAAGTAAGTAAATCACACTTCAGGCTGATCGATATTGTGGAAGAAACCATTCGGCTAACAGTGAGTCAGGCTGAGAAGAAAAAATTACAACTGATATGTACGGTTGACAATGAGCTCAAGGTATTTGCAGATAAAGACCTGATAAGGTTATTGCTTCGAAATCTGATTGGAAATGCCGTGAAATTCACTCCGGAGAAAGGAAAAATCACAATAAGCTCTCAGGTTATAGGACATTTAGTTCATATATCAGTAACTGATACCGGGGTTGGCCTGTCCAGCGAAGATATTAATAAAATACTTAGTAAAGAGTTCTTCTCAAAACATGGCACTAGCGGAGAAAGAGGCTCGGGTATTGGCCTTATGCTCTGCAGGGAGTTTACAGAGCTGCATGGAGGAAGCCTTACAATAGAAGGAATACAGGGCAAAGGAAGTACATTTACCTTTACCATACTGTACCAGCCCGAAAGTACTTTATAA